The segment TAGGCTTCTGCCACCTTGGGATCCTGGCGCACCCCTTGCGGGGGGCCATGGTAGAGAACCTCCCCGTAGGAGAGGACCAGGACCCTGTCGGAAAGCTCCAAGACTGCCCTTAGGTCGTGTTCCACCCAGAGGAGGGTTACCCCCCATTCCTCCCGGGCGTCCAGGAGGAAGCGGGCGAGATCTTGCTTTTCCTCCAGGGAAAGCCCGGCCATGGGCTCGTCCAGGAGGAGGAGCTTGGGCCGGCTGGCCAGGGCCCGGGCTACCTCCACCCGCTTCTGCAGGCCGTAGGGAAGCATTCCGGCGGGGGCGTGGCGAAAGGGGGAGAGGTGGAGGTAGTCCAGGACCTCCTCGGCCCAAGCCCTGAGTTGCCACTCCCGCTCGGCCCGGGGTAGGGCGAGAGGATAGGAGGAAAGGGCCAACTCGGCTCCCAGCTTTACGTTGTCCAAAACGCTCATGCCCCGGAAGATCTCCAGACCCTGGAAGGTACGCCCCAAACCCATGCGGGCCCTTTCCTGGGGGCTTTTCCCCCGAGGCTTTGGCCCAGGAAGATCACCTCGCCCTTATCGGGCTCATACACCCCGGAAAGTACGTTGAGAAGCGTGGTTTTCCCAGCCCCGTTGGGTCCTATCACGGCGAAGAACTCGCCTTCGGCAACGCTAAACTCCACTCCCGCTAGGGCCTTTACCCCTTTGAAGGAGAGGTGGAGGTTCTTGGCCTCGAGGATCACACCCACCGCTTCCTCCTTCGGTAGCGCTTGGCCTGGCGGAAGCCAACCTCCTCCTTGCCCAGGTAGAACTCCATCACGTCCTGGTCCTCCTGGGCGGTTTTGGCATCGCCTTCAAACACCACCCGACCCCGTTCCATGACGTAAACCCGGTCCACGATGGCCAGGGCTGCCCGGGCGTTTTGCTCCACCAAAAGGAGGCTCAGGTTTTTCTCCCGCCTTAAGGCCTCCAGGGTGCGCATCACCTCCTCCACCAGCTTGGGGGCTAGGCCCAAGGAAGGCTCGTCCACCACCAGCACCCTGGGCCGGGTGAGGAGGGCCATGCCCAATAGCAGCATCTGCTGCTCGCCCCCGGAAAGGTAGCCCGCCTGCTCGTGGCGCCTTTCGTAGAGCCGGGGGAAACGGGCGAAGACCTCTTCCATGCCCTCCTTAAGCTCCCGGGGAGAGAGGCGGTGGCCGGCGGCCACCAGGTTCTCCACGGGGGTCAGGTAGCGGAAGAGGGGGCGGCCCTCGAGGACCGCGGTAAGCCCCAGGCCCGTGATGCGCACCGGGTCCAGATGGGTGGCCTCCTGGCCCAAGAGGCGCACGTGCCCATCCAGCACCCTTCCCTCAAACTTGGGGAGAAGCCCCGACACCGCTCGCACCAAAGAGCTTTTGCCGGCCCCGTTGGGCCCCAAAAGGGCCACCGCTTCCCCTTCCCTCACCTCCAGGGAAACCCCGTCCAGGACCAGGATCACCCCCCGGTAGACCACCTTGAGGTTTTCTACGGACAGGACCATACCGTTTCCCTCTCCCTCCTCGTGCGGCTGAGAAAGCCTCTGTCGGGACTCCCGGCCGGGTGGCATCACACCCTCTCAATCTGCCGCTCGCCCAATAGGCCATAGGGGCGCACCAGGAGCACGAAAAGGACCACCACGAAGGGCAAGGCCTCGGTGAATCCGGGGAGGATGGGTTCCAGATAGCGTTGGGAAAGCGCTTCCAAGACCCCAAGGATAAACCCTGCCAGCAGGGCCCCCCCCACCGAGTCCAGCCCGCCCAGGATGGCCACGGGGAAGACCTTGAGGCCCAGGAAAACCAGGTTGGGGCCTACCCCGCTAGCCACCGCCAAAAGGGCTCCCGCCAAGGTGGCCAGGAGGGCCGAGATCCCCCAAACCCCGGCCAGGATGCGGGCTGTGGGAATCCCCAAGGCCAGGGCGGCCACTTCCCTTTCGGAGATGGCCCGCACCAGGATGCCGTAGCGGCTTCTCCGAAGGAGCCAGAGGAGGCCAAGGCCCAGGGGCAAGGCCAAGAGGAGGTTCCAGACGGCCCTGGAGGGTACGAACACCTCCCCCAACTGGAAGCCGAGCTGGGGGAGTTCCCCACTGAGGTACTTAAGATCCGGCCCCCAGACCAGCTGGACCCCGCCGTCCAGGGCCGCGGCCAACCCAATGGTGGCCATGATCACCGCCACCACGTTCCGCCCCAGAAGGGGCCGCACAAAACCCCTTTCCACCAAAAGTCCGAAGAGGAAGGCGGCTGGGAGGGCGGCCAGCATGGCCAGGGACAGGGGCAGGAAGAGGGCAAAGGTGTAAGTGAGGTAGGCCCCTACCAGCAGGAACTCGCCTATGGCGAAGTTCACCACGCTGGTGGCCCGGTAGACCAAGACGAAGCCCAAGGCCAGGAGGCCGTAGAGGGCCCCGTTGCTTAGGCCGCCGATCAGATACGGTAGGAGGTCGGACATGGGCGCCTCGGGAAGCCCCCAGGCAGGGTAAACCTGGGGGCGGTACAGGGGCTAAGCCAGCTTGACCCAATCGGTAATGGCGTTGAAGCGGCCATCCTTCACACTGGCCCGGTACAGCTTGGTGTAGGGCAGGCGATGGTTCACGAACTGGTAGCTCCGCTGTAGGCCCAGGCCGTTGTAGTCCCCGAGCTTGTCCAAGTACTCCACCACCCCTGCCCGGGTGAGTTTGCCTGCCTGCGCCGCCCGGCGCATGGCCTCGGCGATGCCCAAGACCACCGCCAAGCTACCCATGTAGTAGGTGGGGCGGTAGGAGGTGTCCCGGCCCTTCCTCTGGCGGAACTTCCGCATCTCGTCCACCGCTGGCACCAGGGTGTCGTACCAGTAGGCATTGTGGTAGGTGACGGTGAAGCCCTCCGCAGCTGGACCAGCCCGCTGGATGAGGGCTAGGTCCGCCGAGTAGTAGGTGCCCATAAACTGGGCTTGTAGGCCTTGCTCCCTGGCGGCCCGCAGGATGAGGGGTTCCGCGGAAAGGGCATAGCCTTGAAGGATCACGAAGTCGGGGTTTGCCCGGCGCAGGTTCAGCACCACCGGGGTGGCGTCGGTGAAGGCGGGGGGTGTCACCTCCTCGTGGACCACCTCCATGCCTAAGGCCTTGGCCCTCTCCTTGGCGTAAGGGATGGGGTCGCGCCCGAACTCGGTGTTGGAGTAAACCAAGGCGATCCTGGCCCGGCCCTTTTGCAGGCGGACCTGGCGGAGGAGGGCCTCCATCATGTCGTTGTAGGTGGGGCCGAAGACGAAGATGGTGGGGTAGGTTTTGGGGTCGGCCAGCTCGTTGGCAAAGCTGGTGGCGGAGTAGGGGAGGCTCATGCGGGCGATCTCCGGGGCCAGGGCCTTGGAAAGCCCGGTGGAGTCCCCGTAGACGAAGAGAAGCTCATCGGGACGCTCCCGGGATACCACCCGGTTGAAGGCGGCGGTGCCCTTGGCCACGTCGTAGCCGGTATCCTCCACAATGAGCTCCAGCCTGCGGCCCCCGATCCCGCCCAGGACCTCGTTCACGTAGTCCACCCCGTCCACGAACCCCTCCCGCCCGGCGTTGCCCGCGAAGGCGAAGGGCCCGGTGAGGGGAAGGAGGGCAGCCAGCTTAACAGGCCGTGCCTGAGCGGCGGCGAAATAGGGCATGCCTAAGGCCGTCAACCCACCTACACCCAGCTTCCTTAGAAACTCCCTGCGCTTCATCCTGTGCCTCCTTTCCGGTTGTGCTTGCCGCAAAGATACCATGCTCGTCCTTCTTCGGCAAGCCCTGGGACCATGACCCGTCGGGCTCCTGGTCCGTAGGAGGTCTATTTCCCTGAGAGCATGGGGGTTGGGATGCGGTGCTGCACCTGCCCGGAGGGGCGCCTTCGCGAAGTTGGGGTTCATGTGCCCCGTCGTGGCGCAAGCTATGACGGGGTACTTAGGATGGGATCATGCGCTGGCATGCTGTTTACCGCCGCTTTGTTCTGGGCCGTCACTACCGATTCGCCCGCGAAGCCCTAGTTCCCCACTTCTTCGATGCCCTCACCGCTTACGGCATGGAGCTTTCCCGGTTGGGCATCCCAAGAGCGCAGGAAGCGGTGGCCGCTTTAAGGGAACTCCGTACGCTCCCCTTGCCTAGTTTCACGGGGGAGGTGGAGGACGTCTTCTTCTCCATCTACTCCCAGCTTGCCGAGCACTGGGGGGAGGAGGTGGCGGGGGCCATACGCCGGGGGCTATCCCGCAACGACCTGGACCTCACGGCCTTTCGCGCTTACCTGAGGGACCGGGCGGTGGCCTTGCTGGGGGATTTTCTTCGCCTACGGGGGGCGGTACTCGGAGTCGCCCGGGCCCACGCCGGGGTACCCCTGGTCCTCCGCACCCACCACCGGCCGGCCCAGCCCTCCACCTTGGACCATTACCTCCTCGGGGTGGAGGCACTTTTGGAAAGGGACTTCCGCCGTTTGCGGCAGGCTTTGGATACCTTGGATCGGTGCCCTTTGGGGGCCAGTGCCCTGGCGGGGAACCCCTACCCTGTAGACCGGTTGCGGCTTGCCGCCCTTTTGGGTTTTGCCGGACCGGTGGAGAACACCTTGGATGCCGTGGCCTCGGGGGATTATGCCCTGGAGCTGGCCTCGGCCCTGGCGGGACTGGGTACCAGCCTCTCCCGTTTTCTCACCGACCTGCTGGCCCTGGCGGAGCGGGGGGCCTTTGTGGTGGGGGAGGGGTTGGCCCAGGGTTCCAGCTTCATGCCGCAGAAGCGGAATCCCGTGGTGCTGGAGCACGCCCGCATCTATGCGGGCCAGCTGGTGGGCGGGATGGGTACGCTGGCTTCCCTGAACCACAACACCCCCTTCACCGACTTGAACGACCACTCCACCGGGGTACTGGAGCCTTTGACGGCCCTGATGGAAAGCGCCGAGGCAGCCTTGGAGCTTACCCGGGTGGCCCTCGAGGAAAGCCGGTTTGAGCCAGCCCTTCTTCTGGAAGAGCTTTCCCCGGAGGTCCTGGCCTCGGAGGCGGTGGACCTTTTGGTGCGCAAGGGGGTACCCCTTGCCGAGGCGTACCGGCGGGTACAGGGCGCCCTGCCTGGGGTCCGGCCCGAGCTCTTGGGGGTGGAACGGGAGGAACTCCTTGCCTGGATGAGCCTCGAGGGCTTTTTCGCCCGCCGGGAGGTCCTGGGAGGTGTGGGGCCTAAGGCCCGGGGGGAGGCTTTGGCTTGGGCCAGGAAGCGCCTTAAGGAAGACCGCAAGGCCCTAGCGGCCCTGCGGGCTCGGGTGCGCCTGGCCAGGCGCCTGTTGGCCAAAGGGCCTGAGGGTTTCCAGACGGAGGAAGGCGAGAAGGCTACGGACCAGCAGGGGCAGGTGGAAGGCCAGGAGCACCAGGAAGAGCCCCTGGGCTAGGAGGTGCAGGAGTAGGCTGTGCAAGCCCTCGGCCAGGGCCCGGGTGGCCAGGGTGAAGGCCGCCAAGGGAAAGACCAAGCCCCAAAGCCCCGGTTGGAAGACTAAACGCACCCGGTGCAGGAGGAGGTTTTCCAGGAAGAGGGTCATGGCCAGGGCAAACCACCATCCCCCTAAGCCCCAGAGGGCAGCGCCGAAGAGATGGAAGTTCTCCAGGTCCACGGCCAAAAGGCCCGCCGCCTTGGCCCCTTGGAGGAGGGAGAGGGGGGCCAGGATGCCCACCCCCACCGGGGCCAGGCCGATGAAGAGGCTGGGCACCAGCTCAGGGGCGGGGCGCTCGTGGGCGTAGAGGCGGGCGAAGAGGGTCGACCCCACCCAGAGGAAGAGCACCAGCCCGAGCCCCAGGAACATCAGCATCCAGAAGAAAGCCTCCCTCGCCCAGGGCCCCATGAGGGGAAGGAGAGGCCCCCCCGCCAGGGGCACCACGATGGCGGACACCGGGGGGATGAACCAGGTGCCGTTGGCCGCCTCAAAGGGGAGGCGCATCCGGGTGAAGACCAAGTAGCCCAGGAGGAGGCTGGAGAGGAGGACCAAGGGGGCTCCCACAGCGAAGAGGGTGAGGGCCAGGCCCTTCAGGCCCGCTACCTCCTGGCTGGCCAGACCGAACAGGAGGAAGGCCAGGGGGAAGGTGGCGTAGAGCTGGGAAAGAAGGGGATGGTGGAGCTCCTCCCAGACCCGCTCCCGGTGGCCGAAAAGCTTCGCCAAGAAGATGCCCAGGCTTGCCAGGAAAAGAAGGGCCACCACACCGTAATTCACCAGGGCCAGGGCCTCGAGGCCGAAGCGATGGAGGGCCAGGGTTACCCCGCTTCCCCCCATGACCATGGCGAACCAGGCGGGGTGAAAGAAACGAACGCTCATACCCCCCATCATCGGATAGGGGTGGGGGGTATGTCAACGGGCGCGGAAGTATTCCACGGTGAGCCGGATGCCCTCCCGGAAACCCACCTCGGGCCGCCAGCCATGGGCCATGAGCTTCAAGGGAGAGAGCACGCTTCTTTCCAGATCGCCGGGACGCGGAGGGGCTGGATGGACCTGCGGGGTTCGCCCTGCGGCCTCGGCCACGGCCTGGAGGACCTCCTGGGTGGTGTGTCCCTCGCCGGTGCCCACATTGTAGATCCCTTCTAGGCCCTTGAGGGCCAGGTTGTGAGCCCGCACCACATCGGCCACGTAGATGTAGTCCCGCACACACCCCTCGTCCCCGGGGGTTCTTCTGGCGTAGAGGGTGACCGGTTCTCCCCTGAGGATCCTCTCCGAGAAAATGGCCACCACCCCGGCCTCCCCATGGGGGTCCTGCCGGGGGCCGTAGACGTTGCCGTAGCGAAGAGAGACCCACTTGAGCCCGTAGTTTTGCCCGTAAGCGGAGAGGTAGTGCTCAAAGGAGGCCTTGCTGGCGGCGTAGGGGCTTTTGGGCTTGGGGGGCCAGGTTTCCTCGGCCCGTTCCCCTTCGGGAACCTCCCCGTAGATGGCCCCTCCTGTGGAGGCGAAGACCAGCTTCTCGGCCCCCCACTTTCGCATGGCCTCGAGGAGGTTCAAACCGCCCAGGAGGTTCACCTCGAAGTCCAGGACGGGGTTATCCACGCTCACCTTCACCGAGGCCTGGGCTGCCTGGTGGGAGACGTGGGTGGGGCGGAACTCCCGGAAAACCCTTTCCAGCCCCTCCCGGTTCCTGAGGTCCACCTTGTAGAAGTAGATGCCTTGGGGAACGTTTTCCCGCTTGCCCGTGGCGAGGTTGTCCAAGACCGCCACCTCCACGCCCTCGCGCATCAGGCTCTCCGCAATGTGGCTACCGATGAAACCTGCTCCACCCGTCACCAGTACGCGCATGCATACCCTCCTCGACCGCCCCTAGCGGGGCGGGGTAAACGGCCTCCATCCTATAGGGCCCTAGGCCAAGGATTAGCCGATTTGGACCTCAGGCTCGTTTCCCGGGCGCCACTTGATGGTGCAGCCGATGGCCGGGGCTTCCGCCAAAGGGGGCTCTTTCCCCTTGAGCAAGGCTTCGATGGCGGCCTCGAGGTCGTGGGTCTGGACCTGTTCGGGGAACTTGGGGCTATCGTTCACCCGGCCGTGGTAGCGGAGGAGGCGCCTTTCGTCGAAGAGGAAGACCTCGGGGGTGCGCAAAGCCTTGTAGGCCTTGGCCACCTCCTGGCTCTCGTCCAGGAGATAGGGGAAGAAGATGCCGTGCTCCTTGGCGAACTCCACCATCTTCTCCGGGGCGTCGTCGGGGTAGCGCTCGTAGTCGTTGGGATTGATGCCTACGAAGGCCACCCGGCCGCGGTACTTCTCCGCCAGGCTCACGATCTCCTGGATGGAGCCCTTCACGTAGGGGCAGTGGTTGCACATGAAGATCACGGCCAAGAGGGGTTCCTGGAACTGGGAAAGCCGGTACCGCCCGCCCCGGGGGTCGGGAAGCTCGGCGTCGATCAAAGGGCTTCCTAGGGGTAGCTCCGGGTACTGTAACATAGGGCCATCTTACCTTAGGACTCCGGAAGGGGACAATAAGCCCCTCACCCTCCCGGTATCATGTCTCCATGCGGGGGCTTACCTCACAGGAGGCGCAAAAACGCTTGGTAGAATACGGCCCCAACGCCCTTCCGGAAAAACCCCCTGAACCTCTTTGGCAACGGTTCCTGCGCCAGTTTCAAAGCCCTCTCATCTACATCCTCCTCTTTGCCTTGGCGGTGGACCTGGGCCTTTGGCTCTATA is part of the Thermus caldilimi genome and harbors:
- a CDS encoding ABC transporter ATP-binding protein, with the protein product MGLGRTFQGLEIFRGMSVLDNVKLGAELALSSYPLALPRAEREWQLRAWAEEVLDYLHLSPFRHAPAGMLPYGLQKRVEVARALASRPKLLLLDEPMAGLSLEEKQDLARFLLDAREEWGVTLLWVEHDLRAVLELSDRVLVLSYGEVLYHGPPQGVRQDPKVAEAYLGQV
- a CDS encoding ABC transporter ATP-binding protein; translated protein: MVLSVENLKVVYRGVILVLDGVSLEVREGEAVALLGPNGAGKSSLVRAVSGLLPKFEGRVLDGHVRLLGQEATHLDPVRITGLGLTAVLEGRPLFRYLTPVENLVAAGHRLSPRELKEGMEEVFARFPRLYERRHEQAGYLSGGEQQMLLLGMALLTRPRVLVVDEPSLGLAPKLVEEVMRTLEALRREKNLSLLLVEQNARAALAIVDRVYVMERGRVVFEGDAKTAQEDQDVMEFYLGKEEVGFRQAKRYRRRKRWV
- a CDS encoding branched-chain amino acid ABC transporter permease, with protein sequence MSDLLPYLIGGLSNGALYGLLALGFVLVYRATSVVNFAIGEFLLVGAYLTYTFALFLPLSLAMLAALPAAFLFGLLVERGFVRPLLGRNVVAVIMATIGLAAALDGGVQLVWGPDLKYLSGELPQLGFQLGEVFVPSRAVWNLLLALPLGLGLLWLLRRSRYGILVRAISEREVAALALGIPTARILAGVWGISALLATLAGALLAVASGVGPNLVFLGLKVFPVAILGGLDSVGGALLAGFILGVLEALSQRYLEPILPGFTEALPFVVVLFVLLVRPYGLLGERQIERV
- a CDS encoding ABC transporter substrate-binding protein, which codes for MKRREFLRKLGVGGLTALGMPYFAAAQARPVKLAALLPLTGPFAFAGNAGREGFVDGVDYVNEVLGGIGGRRLELIVEDTGYDVAKGTAAFNRVVSRERPDELLFVYGDSTGLSKALAPEIARMSLPYSATSFANELADPKTYPTIFVFGPTYNDMMEALLRQVRLQKGRARIALVYSNTEFGRDPIPYAKERAKALGMEVVHEEVTPPAFTDATPVVLNLRRANPDFVILQGYALSAEPLILRAAREQGLQAQFMGTYYSADLALIQRAGPAAEGFTVTYHNAYWYDTLVPAVDEMRKFRQRKGRDTSYRPTYYMGSLAVVLGIAEAMRRAAQAGKLTRAGVVEYLDKLGDYNGLGLQRSYQFVNHRLPYTKLYRASVKDGRFNAITDWVKLA
- a CDS encoding lyase family protein, which translates into the protein MRWHAVYRRFVLGRHYRFAREALVPHFFDALTAYGMELSRLGIPRAQEAVAALRELRTLPLPSFTGEVEDVFFSIYSQLAEHWGEEVAGAIRRGLSRNDLDLTAFRAYLRDRAVALLGDFLRLRGAVLGVARAHAGVPLVLRTHHRPAQPSTLDHYLLGVEALLERDFRRLRQALDTLDRCPLGASALAGNPYPVDRLRLAALLGFAGPVENTLDAVASGDYALELASALAGLGTSLSRFLTDLLALAERGAFVVGEGLAQGSSFMPQKRNPVVLEHARIYAGQLVGGMGTLASLNHNTPFTDLNDHSTGVLEPLTALMESAEAALELTRVALEESRFEPALLLEELSPEVLASEAVDLLVRKGVPLAEAYRRVQGALPGVRPELLGVEREELLAWMSLEGFFARREVLGGVGPKARGEALAWARKRLKEDRKALAALRARVRLARRLLAKGPEGFQTEEGEKATDQQGQVEGQEHQEEPLG
- a CDS encoding NAD-dependent epimerase/dehydratase family protein: MRVLVTGGAGFIGSHIAESLMREGVEVAVLDNLATGKRENVPQGIYFYKVDLRNREGLERVFREFRPTHVSHQAAQASVKVSVDNPVLDFEVNLLGGLNLLEAMRKWGAEKLVFASTGGAIYGEVPEGERAEETWPPKPKSPYAASKASFEHYLSAYGQNYGLKWVSLRYGNVYGPRQDPHGEAGVVAIFSERILRGEPVTLYARRTPGDEGCVRDYIYVADVVRAHNLALKGLEGIYNVGTGEGHTTQEVLQAVAEAAGRTPQVHPAPPRPGDLERSVLSPLKLMAHGWRPEVGFREGIRLTVEYFRAR
- a CDS encoding thioredoxin family protein, with the translated sequence MLQYPELPLGSPLIDAELPDPRGGRYRLSQFQEPLLAVIFMCNHCPYVKGSIQEIVSLAEKYRGRVAFVGINPNDYERYPDDAPEKMVEFAKEHGIFFPYLLDESQEVAKAYKALRTPEVFLFDERRLLRYHGRVNDSPKFPEQVQTHDLEAAIEALLKGKEPPLAEAPAIGCTIKWRPGNEPEVQIG